Proteins encoded within one genomic window of Haloferax volcanii DS2:
- the cas6 gene encoding CRISPR-associated endoribonuclease Cas6, producing the protein MRIELALDAVADAAYDRSYFHKARGRIWRGLENDDTFSETHDSNHGVGFSYSNIFPWGQIEEGDRRYFRIASPRRGLLDTLIAHFGRERAFEIGQMRFTIDDITGHAPDVGEAGSTGVLETGTGVHCALGRQLAEEYNLDTSKIDAGESETELFWRPKHGMEPLQDAIRRSLQQTHELYGDDYYDGPGEVDEPLFDRIEPIKDDVVYPVRFQPATAVDRTVLLSKWRFGYRVRDETHRYHLNLALDSGIGQRREHGFGFLNLTDKTLPRASD; encoded by the coding sequence GTGCGTATAGAATTAGCGCTCGATGCCGTTGCTGATGCGGCCTACGACCGGTCTTATTTCCATAAGGCACGCGGACGCATCTGGCGCGGCCTCGAGAACGACGACACGTTCTCGGAGACCCACGATTCGAACCACGGCGTCGGGTTTTCGTACTCTAATATCTTCCCTTGGGGACAGATAGAAGAGGGCGACCGGCGATACTTCCGCATCGCGTCGCCACGGCGTGGGCTGTTAGACACGCTCATCGCTCATTTCGGCCGCGAGCGTGCGTTCGAAATTGGGCAGATGCGGTTCACTATCGACGACATCACCGGTCACGCCCCGGACGTGGGTGAGGCCGGATCGACCGGTGTCCTCGAGACGGGAACCGGTGTCCACTGTGCACTTGGCCGTCAATTGGCCGAGGAGTACAACTTAGACACGTCGAAAATCGACGCCGGCGAATCAGAGACGGAACTCTTCTGGCGTCCGAAGCACGGCATGGAACCGTTACAGGACGCCATCCGGCGGTCGCTCCAACAGACACACGAGCTGTATGGAGACGACTACTACGACGGCCCGGGGGAGGTCGACGAACCGCTCTTCGACCGCATCGAGCCGATCAAAGACGACGTCGTCTATCCGGTTCGCTTCCAGCCCGCGACCGCGGTTGACCGCACCGTTCTGCTTTCGAAGTGGCGCTTCGGCTACCGCGTTCGAGACGAGACACACCGATACCACCTGAATCTCGCGCTCGATTCGGGGATTGGACAGCGACGCGAACACGGGTTTGGCTTCCTGAACCTCACCGACAAAACGCTTCCACGGGCGAGTGACTGA
- the cas8b gene encoding type I-B CRISPR-associated protein Cas8b/Csh1 — MTGPDIDDFENALNAFWHGRPPASLEDVMALYGVLAVAESGGELYGTDSKLEPFVDDGRLVTIDIDLTGETPNVSDPKVDTLRVEDVSKLRYAHKSSGRGAKYSLTQIGSKNGNDAEGVASTILGRVRSWTTQDSVRSVTGEDGHPDGWIVEELAAVFEKGSDTLEALEEAIKALLPPDESLPTVITVRLRLDAGRLSHGEESGPRWFWPAELDVLEEAMKRYATANAADKNVESGDGISEGESVGLVTDRVERVVGTPDNPIGVFSVKHPDAQPGLRQDQSWRNYPVGADTAMLFSKGQDLVETCVLRRGGVETYALPYFAGELTPLKAQSLYGAIQSLDRESDYDDSGGSPLARVTYELRESDDETLQELAKTELRFYTITLPIGDDKNVIAEEPAAPVYWVSELADALAQTVHGPTLNPERGGFAPYDNWSLLELATEDFEESRKFGFYRIVGHQFTDSAFAYRGDDEDDDFRRVVDHRLIAGVPLDASMLFDEYLRRYHDESEGGDLPPHQIVAQQLVHLETLSRAGLLNGLDVPIEPPTMTTETETETDFDTTSLPAIREHRLESFLDRPLFEAPARRAAALAGVLVGQVSWHQESERNVGRPLDAQTKGDQLTKNSLENALTSALEKAKVYALDSEYRSDRDMLFPETVDRLLETTEDMPSAWPIEKRELQFCYVLGHAHGRRSMPVAFDLHEKEDEDDQDTEEPAESTTN; from the coding sequence ATGACAGGTCCAGATATCGACGACTTCGAAAATGCACTCAATGCATTCTGGCACGGCCGCCCGCCGGCAAGCCTCGAAGACGTGATGGCACTCTACGGCGTGCTCGCCGTCGCCGAGAGTGGTGGCGAACTCTACGGGACAGACAGCAAACTCGAACCGTTCGTCGATGACGGTCGACTCGTCACGATTGACATCGACCTGACGGGGGAGACCCCGAATGTGAGCGACCCGAAGGTCGACACACTCCGTGTAGAAGACGTCTCCAAGCTCCGGTATGCTCACAAATCCTCCGGACGAGGAGCTAAATACAGCCTCACGCAAATCGGGTCGAAAAACGGTAACGACGCCGAGGGCGTGGCCAGCACGATTCTCGGACGCGTTCGTTCGTGGACGACTCAAGATAGTGTCCGTTCGGTCACGGGCGAAGACGGGCACCCAGACGGGTGGATTGTCGAGGAGCTCGCGGCGGTCTTCGAGAAAGGGTCAGACACGCTTGAGGCGCTCGAAGAGGCTATCAAAGCGCTCCTCCCACCAGACGAGTCGCTTCCAACCGTCATCACAGTCCGCCTCCGGCTCGATGCCGGCCGTCTGTCGCACGGTGAGGAGAGCGGCCCACGCTGGTTTTGGCCCGCAGAGCTGGACGTGTTAGAGGAGGCGATGAAGCGGTACGCGACCGCCAACGCCGCCGACAAGAACGTCGAATCCGGAGACGGCATCTCCGAAGGAGAGAGCGTCGGTCTCGTCACCGACCGCGTCGAACGCGTCGTCGGGACACCGGACAACCCGATCGGCGTGTTCTCGGTGAAACATCCGGACGCCCAGCCGGGGCTTCGACAGGATCAGTCCTGGCGGAACTACCCGGTGGGTGCCGACACCGCCATGCTGTTCAGCAAGGGACAGGACCTCGTCGAGACGTGTGTGTTACGCCGCGGCGGCGTCGAGACGTACGCGCTCCCGTACTTCGCTGGGGAACTGACGCCGCTCAAAGCGCAGTCGCTCTACGGAGCGATTCAATCGCTCGACCGCGAGAGCGACTACGACGACTCCGGTGGGTCACCACTGGCCCGCGTTACGTACGAACTCCGGGAATCAGACGATGAAACGCTACAGGAGCTCGCAAAGACGGAGCTTCGGTTCTACACGATTACGCTCCCCATTGGCGACGACAAGAACGTAATCGCAGAGGAACCCGCCGCACCCGTGTACTGGGTTTCTGAGCTCGCGGACGCGCTCGCCCAGACGGTTCACGGGCCGACCCTCAACCCCGAACGGGGTGGGTTCGCACCGTACGACAACTGGTCGTTGCTCGAACTCGCGACCGAAGACTTCGAAGAATCCCGGAAGTTCGGCTTCTATCGAATCGTGGGCCACCAGTTCACCGACTCGGCCTTCGCGTATCGCGGTGACGACGAAGATGACGACTTCCGACGGGTCGTCGACCACCGCTTGATCGCCGGTGTCCCGCTCGACGCGTCGATGTTGTTCGACGAGTACCTTCGGCGATACCACGACGAATCAGAGGGTGGTGACCTCCCACCGCACCAGATTGTTGCTCAGCAGTTGGTCCACCTCGAAACCCTCTCGAGAGCGGGCTTACTGAACGGACTGGATGTTCCAATCGAACCACCAACCATGACAACCGAAACTGAAACTGAAACTGACTTCGATACCACGAGTCTCCCGGCGATCCGAGAACACAGACTCGAATCGTTCCTCGACCGGCCCCTGTTCGAAGCCCCTGCACGGAGAGCGGCCGCACTCGCCGGCGTTCTCGTCGGGCAGGTGAGCTGGCACCAAGAGTCCGAACGAAACGTTGGTCGACCCCTTGACGCCCAGACAAAGGGCGACCAACTCACGAAGAACAGCCTCGAGAACGCACTCACCTCGGCACTCGAGAAAGCGAAGGTCTACGCACTCGACTCGGAGTACCGCTCTGATCGGGACATGCTGTTCCCGGAGACGGTCGATCGACTGCTCGAGACGACTGAGGACATGCCGAGTGCGTGGCCGATTGAGAAGCGTGAGCTCCAGTTCTGCTACGTGTTAGGCCACGCGCATGGGCGTCGGTCTATGCCGGTTGCCTTCGACCTCCACGAAAAAGAGGATGAAGACGACCAAGACACCGAAGAACCCGCTGAGAGCACCACGAACTAA
- the cas7b gene encoding type I-B CRISPR-associated protein Cas7/Csh2, translated as MTTLNRSELLFVYDAQDCNPNGNPIGDNRPRRDPDTGQGIITDVRLKRYLRDQLQDDGFDIYVKKTEGRSHTRTKLIKDVLGGVDDADDLEDLGDVAEAFLDAATDVRYFGSTLSFEASDKDEDEAFRDALNSSLPNNYQGPVQFLPSKSLNEVEENEEYDSLTSVISTGEGNRQGGFDLDDKRIKYGIFPFWGLVDNNGAESTNLSQADVERLDTLCWRALKNQTTSRSKLGQEPRLYVRVEYEEGNYHVGGLQNLLELGDDSSESLRSVKDVVVDVTELVETLERVADRIDTLHVVGDGRLELDIGDETIRADEFWSHLSEAGHDVHEIDVLNERDLA; from the coding sequence ATGACGACACTCAACCGATCCGAACTTCTGTTCGTTTACGACGCACAAGACTGCAACCCGAACGGGAACCCGATTGGGGACAACCGGCCGCGCCGGGACCCTGACACCGGACAGGGGATCATCACCGACGTTCGGCTCAAGCGCTATCTCCGAGACCAGCTCCAAGACGACGGCTTCGATATCTACGTCAAAAAGACCGAAGGACGGTCACACACGCGGACGAAACTCATCAAAGACGTCTTGGGCGGCGTCGACGACGCCGACGACCTCGAAGACCTCGGCGACGTTGCCGAAGCGTTCCTCGATGCGGCGACTGACGTTCGGTACTTCGGGTCGACGCTCAGCTTCGAGGCGAGCGATAAAGACGAAGACGAAGCGTTCCGTGATGCGCTCAACAGTTCGCTCCCGAACAACTACCAGGGACCGGTTCAGTTCCTGCCTTCGAAGTCGCTGAACGAGGTCGAAGAGAACGAGGAATACGACTCGCTAACGAGCGTCATCTCGACTGGGGAAGGGAATCGACAGGGCGGGTTCGACCTCGACGACAAGCGCATCAAATACGGGATTTTCCCTTTTTGGGGGCTCGTCGACAACAACGGTGCGGAGTCGACGAACCTGTCGCAGGCAGACGTCGAACGACTCGACACGCTCTGTTGGCGCGCGCTCAAGAATCAGACGACCTCGCGCTCGAAGCTCGGCCAAGAGCCGCGGCTCTACGTCCGCGTCGAGTACGAGGAGGGGAACTACCACGTCGGAGGCCTCCAGAACCTCCTCGAACTCGGTGACGACAGTAGCGAATCGTTGCGGTCGGTGAAGGACGTCGTCGTCGACGTTACCGAACTCGTCGAGACCCTAGAGCGCGTGGCAGATCGGATCGACACGCTCCACGTGGTTGGAGATGGCCGTCTGGAACTCGACATCGGTGACGAAACGATCCGTGCCGACGAATTCTGGTCGCATCTCTCCGAGGCGGGACACGACGTCCACGAGATAGACGTGCTCAACGAACGCGACCTCGCCTAA
- the cas5b gene encoding type I-B CRISPR-associated protein Cas5b: MSPHIDANGVPIDCLSFTVRSTWGHFKRVGRSVTKQTYRIPPRTTVAGMLAAIVGADRDSYYDVFGADNSAIAITPLSDLRTVNIPTTGLGTDPKQDVTETAGSWRTYKLTYQNTTGDRQLHSYEVLADPAYRIDVALENEEFYDSLREHLVNGTSIYPPSLGKSEYLAVIEDVEVDREPEVQDIDETLDIDSVVPISLSEAVPQGKVTYGVERSPAVMVRESGGRRTTRFDDYVYAQQASNPVRIGEQTDVAPVQVGDRTVVFR; the protein is encoded by the coding sequence ATGTCACCGCATATCGACGCCAACGGCGTGCCGATCGACTGCCTCTCGTTTACCGTCCGGTCTACGTGGGGTCATTTCAAGCGCGTTGGCCGAAGCGTCACCAAGCAGACGTACCGAATCCCACCGCGGACCACCGTCGCAGGTATGCTTGCCGCGATAGTTGGTGCAGACCGCGACTCCTACTACGACGTCTTCGGGGCCGACAATTCGGCGATTGCGATCACGCCGCTGAGTGACCTCCGAACGGTGAACATCCCGACGACTGGACTGGGGACCGACCCCAAACAGGACGTCACCGAAACTGCGGGGAGTTGGCGGACGTACAAGCTCACCTACCAGAATACGACGGGGGATCGACAGCTCCACTCGTACGAGGTTCTCGCGGACCCAGCGTATCGGATTGACGTCGCTCTCGAAAACGAGGAGTTCTACGACTCCCTCCGAGAGCACCTCGTGAATGGCACGTCGATTTACCCGCCGAGTTTGGGTAAGTCGGAGTACTTAGCGGTTATCGAGGACGTCGAAGTCGACCGCGAGCCCGAGGTGCAAGACATCGACGAGACGCTCGATATCGACTCGGTCGTACCGATATCTCTCTCTGAGGCGGTCCCTCAGGGAAAGGTAACCTACGGTGTCGAGCGGTCGCCGGCTGTCATGGTGCGCGAATCGGGAGGTCGCCGGACGACCCGATTCGATGACTACGTCTACGCACAGCAAGCCTCGAATCCGGTCCGTATCGGCGAACAAACCGACGTTGCGCCGGTTCAGGTTGGCGACCGGACCGTCGTCTTCCGCTAA
- a CDS encoding CRISPR-associated endonuclease Cas3'' yields the protein MTYPLISHPEANDGERTYPDEQLTDDGSLRLTAHNTVVSEYATRLFRGPETQRRFLCVAASLHDFGKATPQFQAYVRDEYEGPEKEKNHARLGALATWFVLDQRDAPARDKLAATLAVARHHQALPDAAQYTAESLADAFETSNSVLTAQLEAISERWPQKATELLQRSGETDSTWDEFRTWVQSGTVVGELHEVSARRELTGPKATSDKLPRKLYDRTLHYWAAITLADKSHAMAVPESHVFDVETLDRETLEEYISGLRAEPPDDELERALNDERERARRQAIDGVHEWLGGDAQTPPIATLTLPTGLGKTFTGLSAAFEARGILESDGGPTRPIVYALPYTSIIEQTRSIFERPELWGADPTKSALTVHHYLSETVVYRNERESEDVASTDQEEHASFLGEAWRDGTVLTTFVQLFESLVGPSNRQGLKLSALDDGLVILDEPQALPKEWWDGITRLIELLTTEYQTRVIAMTATQPTLLRDVETTSLLDVGREHDKTGCLRCEVGPDYPVRLEPARKETYFENAERVRYRIDESALSFHLSADERYLSHETAAARVVAATAAGEGGSTLAICNTINSSATLTQELCGHDGVTHLGEAIDSVLGANDVDATKQENNVSAIVDAILRRSGLRGVDGELSVPAGTDIVVATLNSRYRPFDRRLLIEIADTLSGSEIPFVLISTQAIEAGVDLSFKRVFRDIAPLDSIVQAGGRCNRSYEWGRNGGQVVVWTLADPDEENPGDPTKSPPAHWVYERGSSDAGIQTHLQLISSILAQFEDEEVPDAEISHHAVNEYFDALREKSLSSTKIRTLIDDAKAGKLARESLIGGYQTVDVLVATTQAERKRLNELTELFTSDDPTDRSTGYKKLEQAAGIRVSLPLNSIEQLPDVSRVDGKERNEDGVQVFRYTGTESLEYDLQTGGLRGKEDTVAGRFTTF from the coding sequence ATGACGTACCCACTCATATCGCATCCCGAAGCGAACGACGGCGAGCGGACGTACCCTGACGAACAGCTCACAGACGACGGGTCACTCCGGCTCACGGCGCACAACACGGTCGTAAGCGAGTACGCAACGCGCCTCTTTCGGGGACCGGAAACACAGCGGCGATTTCTCTGTGTCGCGGCGTCACTCCACGACTTCGGGAAGGCGACACCGCAGTTTCAGGCGTATGTGAGAGACGAGTACGAGGGGCCCGAAAAAGAGAAGAATCACGCACGATTGGGCGCGCTCGCGACGTGGTTCGTACTCGACCAACGTGACGCACCAGCGCGAGATAAGCTGGCGGCGACGTTAGCGGTCGCTCGACACCACCAAGCACTCCCGGATGCGGCACAGTACACTGCCGAATCACTCGCGGACGCATTCGAGACGTCGAACTCCGTCCTCACCGCTCAACTCGAGGCGATTAGCGAGCGGTGGCCACAGAAAGCGACCGAGTTACTCCAGCGAAGTGGGGAGACGGACAGCACGTGGGACGAGTTCAGAACGTGGGTGCAGTCGGGAACGGTGGTCGGGGAGCTACACGAGGTGAGCGCGCGCCGAGAGCTGACGGGGCCCAAGGCGACTTCGGACAAACTGCCTCGAAAGCTGTACGACCGGACCCTCCACTACTGGGCGGCGATTACGCTCGCCGACAAGAGCCACGCGATGGCAGTTCCCGAATCACACGTCTTCGATGTGGAGACGTTGGACCGAGAGACGCTCGAAGAGTACATTAGTGGCCTGCGGGCGGAGCCGCCGGACGACGAGCTCGAACGGGCATTGAATGACGAGCGAGAGCGTGCTCGGCGACAAGCAATCGACGGGGTCCACGAGTGGCTTGGAGGGGATGCCCAGACACCACCAATTGCGACGCTCACGCTCCCGACGGGTCTCGGGAAGACGTTTACTGGACTGTCAGCCGCATTCGAAGCGCGCGGGATACTCGAATCAGACGGCGGGCCGACTCGTCCAATCGTGTACGCCCTGCCGTATACGAGTATTATCGAACAGACGCGCTCGATTTTCGAGAGACCCGAGCTCTGGGGTGCCGACCCGACGAAGTCCGCATTGACCGTCCACCACTATCTGAGCGAGACAGTCGTCTATCGCAACGAACGAGAGTCCGAGGACGTCGCATCAACAGACCAAGAAGAACACGCCAGTTTCCTCGGAGAAGCCTGGCGTGACGGGACGGTTCTGACGACGTTCGTACAGCTCTTCGAAAGTCTTGTGGGTCCGTCGAATCGGCAGGGGTTGAAGCTCTCGGCACTTGACGACGGACTAGTGATTCTCGACGAGCCGCAGGCACTCCCCAAGGAGTGGTGGGACGGAATTACGAGGCTCATAGAACTGCTGACCACCGAGTATCAGACGCGTGTGATCGCAATGACCGCCACCCAACCAACGCTCCTCCGAGACGTCGAAACCACGTCGCTCCTCGACGTGGGGAGAGAACACGACAAGACAGGGTGTCTCCGATGCGAAGTCGGGCCAGACTATCCCGTCCGACTGGAACCGGCGCGAAAAGAGACGTACTTCGAAAACGCAGAGCGAGTTCGCTACCGGATAGACGAGTCTGCACTCTCGTTCCACCTTTCGGCGGACGAGCGGTATCTGAGCCACGAGACGGCGGCGGCGCGAGTCGTAGCGGCAACCGCGGCTGGCGAAGGCGGTTCGACACTTGCTATCTGCAACACAATCAACAGCTCGGCGACACTTACACAGGAGCTGTGCGGCCATGATGGAGTGACACATCTCGGAGAAGCGATCGACTCCGTACTGGGGGCAAACGACGTCGATGCGACCAAGCAAGAAAACAACGTCTCAGCAATCGTAGACGCGATACTTCGCAGGTCGGGGCTTCGGGGGGTTGATGGGGAACTATCAGTTCCGGCTGGCACCGATATCGTCGTTGCAACGCTCAATTCGAGATACCGGCCGTTCGACCGGCGGCTCCTCATCGAGATCGCCGATACGCTCTCTGGAAGTGAGATTCCGTTCGTACTGATATCGACGCAAGCCATCGAAGCGGGCGTCGACCTCAGCTTCAAGCGGGTATTCAGGGACATCGCGCCATTGGACAGCATCGTCCAAGCAGGAGGGCGGTGCAATCGGTCGTACGAGTGGGGGCGGAACGGGGGGCAGGTAGTCGTCTGGACGCTTGCCGACCCGGACGAAGAGAACCCCGGAGACCCAACAAAATCACCGCCCGCCCACTGGGTGTACGAGCGTGGTTCGAGTGATGCAGGAATCCAAACTCACCTCCAACTCATTTCGTCGATTCTGGCACAGTTCGAGGATGAGGAAGTACCAGACGCAGAGATATCACATCACGCTGTGAACGAGTACTTCGACGCACTTCGTGAAAAATCGCTCTCATCGACGAAGATTCGAACGCTCATCGATGACGCGAAGGCTGGAAAGCTCGCACGCGAATCGCTCATTGGAGGGTACCAAACGGTCGACGTACTAGTTGCAACGACGCAAGCCGAACGAAAGCGGCTGAATGAGCTGACCGAGTTGTTCACGTCGGACGATCCAACGGACAGGTCGACAGGGTACAAGAAGTTAGAACAGGCGGCGGGAATCCGGGTGAGTCTACCGCTGAATTCCATCGAACAACTCCCGGACGTGAGCCGTGTCGATGGGAAAGAACGGAACGAAGACGGGGTCCAAGTGTTCCGCTATACTGGCACCGAAAGCCTCGAGTACGATCTGCAGACGGGGGGTCTCCGAGGAAAAGAAGACACAGTCGCAGGGCGGTTCACAACGTTCTGA
- the cas4 gene encoding CRISPR-associated protein Cas4, which translates to MSSTDVVEEYVQDERDPSRSPNVPITGLMVQYYHVCKRELWFMANGIDIDRETTNIQRGTHVDETSYGTSRRSFMIDNRIQLDILDSGDVMEVKVSSALEKPARMQLLFYLWYLREIHDIDKDGVLAYPTERKRESVVLDETTTAEVESTVRGVLDVVGRDSPPQLEKKPYCGTCLYQDLCWM; encoded by the coding sequence ATGAGTTCAACTGACGTCGTCGAAGAATACGTCCAAGACGAACGTGATCCGAGCAGGTCCCCAAACGTACCGATTACGGGCCTCATGGTGCAGTACTACCACGTCTGCAAACGAGAGCTCTGGTTTATGGCAAACGGCATCGATATCGACCGCGAGACAACGAACATTCAACGGGGGACACACGTCGACGAGACGAGCTATGGGACGTCCCGGCGGTCGTTTATGATCGATAATCGGATTCAGTTAGATATCTTGGATTCGGGAGACGTGATGGAGGTGAAGGTCTCTTCAGCCTTGGAAAAGCCCGCGAGGATGCAGTTGCTCTTCTACCTTTGGTACCTTCGAGAGATACACGATATCGACAAAGACGGCGTCTTAGCGTATCCAACCGAGCGAAAACGAGAATCAGTCGTACTTGATGAGACGACGACTGCAGAGGTCGAATCGACAGTTCGCGGAGTACTAGACGTGGTGGGCAGGGACTCCCCACCACAACTGGAGAAAAAACCGTACTGTGGCACCTGTCTGTACCAAGACCTCTGTTGGATGTGA
- the cas1b gene encoding type I-B CRISPR-associated endonuclease Cas1b — MTKANHHIFADGELSRKEGTLRIDTLEGETKYLPVESIDALYLHGQISFNTRALGLLNKHGVPVHIFGWKDYYRGSYLPKRSQLSGNTVVEQVRAYDNTERRLRIGHRIIEASIHNMRANLQYYSGRRGDFDSVVETLRELKTAVSDTQRIDELRAVEGDARKRYYDCFDSILEAPFRLAKREYNPPSNETNALISFLNGMVYTSCVSAIRKTALDPTVGFVHEPGERRFTLSLDIADIFKPILADRLVFRLVNRKQITTDDFETELAGCLLTEQGRLTVLEEFERSLDQTVQHPRLKRKVSFKTLIQTDVYSLKKHLLTGEPYHATEKWW; from the coding sequence ATGACAAAAGCAAATCACCATATCTTCGCTGACGGCGAACTGTCCCGGAAGGAAGGAACGCTACGTATCGATACGCTCGAAGGGGAGACGAAGTACCTCCCAGTAGAGTCGATCGATGCGCTCTATCTCCACGGACAGATTTCGTTCAATACGCGCGCACTCGGACTCCTGAACAAGCATGGAGTACCCGTTCACATCTTCGGCTGGAAAGACTACTATCGAGGGTCGTACCTTCCAAAGCGAAGTCAGCTCTCGGGGAACACTGTCGTTGAACAAGTTCGCGCATACGATAATACGGAGCGACGCCTCCGTATCGGTCACCGAATCATCGAAGCGAGTATCCACAACATGCGAGCAAACCTCCAGTATTACTCCGGTCGGCGTGGAGACTTCGACTCCGTGGTTGAGACGCTCCGAGAGTTGAAAACTGCAGTTTCAGACACACAGCGTATCGACGAGCTTCGAGCGGTCGAAGGAGACGCGAGAAAACGATATTACGACTGCTTCGATTCGATTCTAGAAGCGCCGTTTAGGTTGGCGAAACGAGAGTACAACCCACCGAGTAACGAAACGAATGCACTCATCTCGTTTCTGAACGGGATGGTGTACACGAGCTGTGTGTCTGCGATTCGAAAAACGGCACTCGACCCCACGGTCGGGTTCGTTCACGAGCCGGGCGAGCGACGATTTACACTCTCACTCGACATTGCGGACATCTTTAAACCGATTCTCGCGGACCGGCTCGTATTCCGACTCGTGAACCGAAAGCAGATTACGACCGACGACTTCGAAACAGAGCTTGCCGGCTGTCTACTTACTGAACAGGGACGGTTGACAGTACTCGAAGAGTTCGAGCGGTCGCTTGACCAGACGGTGCAACATCCACGTCTGAAGCGAAAAGTGAGCTTCAAGACGCTCATTCAGACGGACGTGTACAGTCTGAAGAAACATCTCCTGACCGGCGAGCCGTATCACGCGACGGAGAAGTGGTGGTGA
- the cas2 gene encoding CRISPR-associated endonuclease Cas2 produces the protein MQVIVVYDVPAKRTRIYRKLLRRRLEHLQYSVFFGELTAGQVTAMKNEIESELEPTDSIVVFEFDNPHAFDHTTFGDADEPGSRFT, from the coding sequence ATGCAAGTTATCGTCGTCTACGACGTGCCCGCCAAGAGGACTCGCATCTACCGTAAGTTGCTCCGCCGACGTTTGGAACATCTCCAGTATTCGGTCTTCTTCGGTGAGCTCACAGCAGGCCAAGTTACTGCGATGAAAAATGAAATCGAATCCGAACTCGAACCGACGGATTCGATTGTCGTCTTCGAATTCGACAACCCTCATGCGTTCGACCACACGACGTTCGGGGATGCGGACGAACCGGGGAGTCGGTTTACCTGA
- a CDS encoding glycosyltransferase family 4 protein, with protein MKPKQTLLIVGPKGTGGIDRYITEQRRYLEDRMDVRVYTRYTAPKGEGLELAARMLLSSLIAVALFPFQRRPDIVHVHSSHTYSFYRAAFFALFSKYVWGVPVVFHIHGSSFDDFLATDSRVVRRLQSLVFDAVDDVVVLSEYWRGLVSRLAGEEKVHVMANAVEPAEYDPTYPTDPVHLVFVSNLIDRKGIREFLDAVERLESTPGLDFEVSIGGRGPHADRAEAVAAAHDNVSYLGFLSEEDKRDLLSRGTVFVLPTYAEGLPIAMLEGMAGGNAIVTTPVGSIPEVITDDRGILVAPGDAEELARALARLVSDPAEAVRMGRTNRSAIEERYSWQSNADELVAMYAEAA; from the coding sequence ATGAAGCCCAAGCAAACACTCCTCATCGTCGGCCCGAAAGGCACCGGCGGCATCGACCGATACATCACCGAACAGCGCCGCTACCTCGAAGACCGGATGGACGTGCGCGTCTACACGCGCTACACCGCGCCGAAGGGCGAGGGACTCGAACTCGCCGCGCGAATGCTCCTCTCGTCGCTCATTGCGGTCGCTCTGTTTCCCTTCCAGCGACGCCCGGACATCGTCCACGTCCACTCGTCGCACACCTACTCGTTCTACCGCGCGGCGTTCTTCGCCCTGTTTTCGAAGTACGTCTGGGGCGTCCCCGTCGTCTTCCACATCCACGGCTCGTCGTTCGACGACTTCCTCGCCACCGACTCGCGGGTCGTCCGCCGACTCCAGTCGCTCGTCTTCGACGCCGTCGACGACGTGGTCGTCCTCTCGGAGTACTGGCGCGGCCTCGTCTCCCGACTCGCCGGCGAGGAGAAGGTCCACGTCATGGCCAACGCCGTCGAACCCGCGGAGTACGACCCGACGTACCCGACCGACCCCGTCCACCTCGTCTTCGTCTCGAACCTCATCGACCGCAAGGGCATCCGCGAGTTCCTCGACGCCGTCGAGAGACTCGAATCGACGCCGGGGCTCGACTTCGAAGTGAGCATCGGCGGCCGCGGCCCCCACGCCGACCGCGCCGAGGCGGTCGCCGCCGCCCACGACAACGTCTCGTACCTCGGCTTCCTCTCCGAGGAAGACAAGCGCGACCTCCTCAGCCGCGGCACCGTGTTCGTCCTCCCGACCTACGCCGAGGGGCTTCCCATCGCCATGCTCGAAGGCATGGCCGGCGGAAACGCCATCGTGACCACCCCCGTCGGCAGTATCCCCGAGGTCATCACCGACGACCGCGGGATTCTCGTCGCACCCGGCGACGCCGAGGAACTGGCGCGGGCGCTCGCCCGACTCGTCTCCGACCCCGCGGAAGCCGTCCGCATGGGTCGGACGAACCGCTCGGCCATCGAAGAGCGCTACTCGTGGCAGTCGAACGCGGACGAGCTGGTGGCGATGTACGCCGAGGCGGCGTAG